From the Malus domestica chromosome 17, GDT2T_hap1 genome, one window contains:
- the LOC114822429 gene encoding protein PHR1-LIKE 3-like, which produces MVGFGCSGGDEQDFQGSFPTPIVTRSDDRVVLEGGEAAVVEEVDRETRDLQLPQDCVLKAKLRPRLQWTPELHTRFVDAVNQLGGPHKSTPKKVQQAMGIQGITLFQVKSHLQKYRLGRPSDELVKAAADEERIRMQIEAGRQLQLWQDAEQRYMNFAMENAHKKLTEQFFGGAIAKGMLNGVSGLGTMELYPAYQMALGNSMQPSLEGHSTSHGHSESSSVENFQTHTEDDEKTEQSLDDDPAEAYLIDPDPDME; this is translated from the exons ATGGTTGGTTTTGGTTGTAGTGGTGGTGATGAACAGGATTTTCAAGGATCTTTTCCGACTCCTATCGTCACTCGTAGCGACGACAGAGTTGTTCTCGAGGGTGGGGAGGCGGCGGTGGTGGAGGAGGTTGATCGTGAAACTCGTGATCTTCAGCTGCCTCAAGACTGTGTTCTTAAAGCAAAGCTCAGACCCCGACTTCAATGGACTCCTGAGCTTCATACCCGCTTTGTTGATGCTGTCAATCAGCTTGGAGGCCCTCACA AGTCAACTCCGAAGAAAGTTCAGCAGGCAATGGGTATCCAGGGAATAACTCTTTTCCAAGTGAAGAGCCACCTCCAG AAATAcagacttggaag GCCCTCTGATGAACTGGTAAAGGCAGCTGCCGATGAAGAAAGAATTAGAATGCAAATTGAG GCTGGGAGGCAATTGCAATTGTGGCAGGATGCTGAGCAGAGATACATGAATTTTGCTATGGAGAACGCGCATAAGAAGCTTACTGAGCAATTTTTTGGTGGTGCAATTGCCAAGGGCATGCTAAACGGCGTTTCAGGTTTAGGAACAATGGAACTATACCCGGCATATCAGATGGCTCTGGGAAACAGCATGCAGCCTAGCCTTGAGGGCCACTCGACCTCTCACGGGCATTCGGAGAGTTCATCTGTCGAAAATTTCCAAACTCATACTGAAGATGACGAGAAAACGGAGCAGAGCTTGGACGATGACCCTGCGGAAGCTTACCTGATCGACCCGGATCCAGATATGGAGTGA
- the LOC103405256 gene encoding transmembrane 9 superfamily member 12-like, translated as MATSIPGMPSIKWALLVLIVFVHTCNGFYLPGSYMHTYSKGQQIITKVNSLTSIETELPFSYYSLPYCKPPEGIKKSAENLGELLMGDEIETSAYRFNMTVNETLYLCTTPALTEHDVKLLKQRTRDLYQVNMILDNLPAMRYAYQNGVKIQWTGFPVGYTPPNGKEDYIINHLKFTVLIHEYEGSGVQIIGTGEEGMGVISEADKKKASGFEIVGFEVSPCSIKYDPEAMKKKAMYEKIQPVNCPSEVEKSQIIREQEKVSFTYEVEFVKSDIRWPSRWDAYLKMEGARVHWFSILNSLMVILFLAGIVFVIFLRTVRRDLTRYEELDKESQAQMNEELSGWKLVVGDVFREPDSPKLLCVMVGDGVQITGMAVVTIIFAAFGFMSPASRGMLLTGMIILYLFLGIIAGYVAVRMWRTIKGTSEGWRSVSWFVACFFPGIVFVILTILNFILWGSKSTGALPISLYFILISLWFCISVPLTLLGGFLGTRAEPISYPVRTNQIPREIPARKYPSWLLVLGAGTLPFGTLFIELFFILSSIWLGRFYYVFGFLFIVLTLLVIVCAEVSVVLTYMHLCVEDWRWWWKAFFASGSVSFYVFLYSINYLVFDLQSLSGPVSAILYLGYSLIMATAIMLSTGTIGFLMSFYFVHYLFSSVKID; from the coding sequence ATGGCGACATCGATTCCGGGAATGCCCTCAATCAAATGGGCTCTGCTTGTTTTGATTGTATTTGTGCACACCTGTAATGGGTTTTATCTCCCCGGAAGCTACATGCATACATATTCGAAAGGGCAACAAATCATTACCAAAGTTAACTCCTTGACTTCTATAGAGACTGAGCTGCCCTTCAGCTACTACAGTCTCCCTTATTGCAAACCCCCTGAAGGTATCAAGAAAAGCGCTGAGAATCTCGGGGAACTCCTTATGGGAGATGAGATCGAAACCTCTGCGTACCGCTTCAATATGACTGTGAATGAGACTCTTTACCTGTGTACCACACCCGCCTTGACTGAGCACGACGTAAAGCTGCTAAAACAGAGGACCCGTGATCTGTATCAGGTCAATATGATCCTTGATAATTTGCCTGCGATGAGGTATGCTTATCAAAATGGGGTTAAGATTCAGTGGACTGGGTTTCCTGTTGGGTACACACCACCCAACGGTAAAGAAGATTACATCATCAATCACCTCAAGTTCACTGTTTTGATTCATGAGTATGAAGGGAGTGGTGTTCAAATAATCGGGACTGGGGAAGAAGGCATGGGTGTCATTTCAGAAGCTGATAAGAAGAAGGCATCTGGGTTTGAGATTGTTGGCTTTGAGGTTTCCCCTTGCAGCATTAAATATGACCCAGAGGCCATGAAGAAAAAAGCCATGTATGAAAAAATCCAACCTGTAAATTGTCCCTCAGAGGTTGAAAAGTCTCAAATAATAAGGGAGCAAGAGAAAGTATCATTTACTTATGAGGTTGAGTTTGTGAAAAGTGATATAAGATGGCCATCAAGGTGGGATGCTTATTTGAAGATGGAGGGTGCCCGTGTGCACTGGTTCTCTATCCTGAATTCATTAATGGTGATCCTTTTCCTCGCTGGTATAGTCTTTGTCATATTCCTAAGGACTGTGAGGAGGGATTTAACAAGATACGAAGAACTGGACAAAGAATCTCaagctcaaatgaatgaagagCTCTCTGGGTGGAAGCTTGTTGTGGGAGATGTGTTCAGAGAACCAGATTCTCCCAAGCTTCTTTGCGTGATGGTTGGAGATGGGGTTCAGATTACAGGGATGGCAGTTGTCACAATCATCTTTGCAGCATTTGGTTTCATGTCACCAGCTTCACGAGGAATGCTACTGACCGGAATGATTATTCTATATCTTTTCCTTGGGATTATTGCTGGTTATGTTGCTGTCCGTATGTGGAGAACCATAAAGGGAACTTCCGAAGGGTGGAGATCGGTTTCCTGGTTTGTGGCGTGCTTCTTTCCTGGAATCGTCTTTGTTATTCTTACAATACTGAATTTCATTCTATGGGGCAGCAAGAGTACTGGTGCCCTTCCCATTTCTTTGTATTTTATACTGATCTCCCTCTGGTTCTGCATTTCCGTGCCTCTCACCCTTCTTGGAGGATTCTTAGGCACACGAGCTGAGCCAATTTCATATCCTGTAAGAACCAACCAGATTCCAAGGGAGATTCCTGCGCGCAAATATCCATCATGGCTTCTTGTTCTTGGTGCTGGGACACTTCCGTTTGGAACCCTTTTCATTGAACTCTTCTTCATCCTTTCTAGCATCTGGCTTGGAAGGTTTTATTATGTCTTCGGTTTCCTTTTTATAGTGCTTACGTTGTTGGTTATTGTTTGTGCTGAAGTTTCAGTAGTTCTCACATACATGCATCTTTGTGTGGAGGattggaggtggtggtggaagGCTTTCTTTGCCTCAGGTTCAGTTTCCTTTTACGTGTTCCTGTACTCCATCAATTACCTGGTATTTGACCTGCAGAGTTTGAGTGGGCCTGTGTCGGCTATCCTTTACCTCGGTTATTCATTGATCATGGCAACTGCAATCATGTTGTCAACTGGCACCATTGGCTTTCTCATGTCTTTCTACTTTGTTCATTACCTCTTCTCATCCGTAAAGATCGACTAG
- the LOC103417207 gene encoding transmembrane 9 superfamily member 12-like, with protein MAISNPGVPSVKWALLVLVVFVHTCNGFYLPGSYMHTYSTGQEIITKVNSLTSIGTGLPFSYYSLPYCKPPGGIKKSAENLGELLMGDEIETSAYLFKMNMNETLYVCTTPPLTKHDVKLLKQRTRDLYQVIMILDNLPAMRYAYQNGVKIQWTGFPVGYTQPNGKEDYIINHLKFTVLIHEYEGSGVQIIGTGEEGMGVISEADKKKASGFEIVGFEVKPYSIKYDPEAMKKKAMYEKIQPVNFPTVVEKSQIIREQEKVSFTYEVEFVKSDIRWPSRWDAYLKMEGARVHWFSILNSLMVILFLAGIVFVIFLRTARRDLTRYEQLDEEPQAQMNEELYGWKLVVGDVFREPDSPKLLCVMVGDGVQITGMAVVTIIFAAFGFMSPASRGMLLTGMIILYLFLGIIAGYVAVRMWITIKGTSEGWKSVSWSVACFFPGIVIVIRTILNFILWGSKSTGALPISLYFILISLWFCISVPLTLLGGFLGTRAEPISYPVRTNQIPREIPARKYPSWLLVLGAGTLPFGTLFIELFFILSSIWLGRFYYVFGFLFIVLLLLVIVCAEVSVVITYMHLCVGDWRWWWKAFFASGSASFYVFLYSINYLVFDLQGLGGLASVILYLGYSLIMATAIMLSTGTIGFLMSFYFVRYLCSSVRINYKSVG; from the coding sequence ATGGCGATATCGAATCCGGGAGTGCCCTCAGTCAAATGGGCTCTGCTTGTTTTGGTTGTATTTGTGCACACCTGTAATGGGTTTTATCTCCCCGGAAGCTACATGCATACATATTCGACAGGGCAAGAAATCATTACCAAAGTTAACTCCTTGACTTCTATAGGCACTGGGCTGCCCTTCAGCTACTACAGTCTCCCTTATTGCAAACCCCCTGGAGGTATCAAGAAAAGTGCTGAGAATCTCGGGGAACTCCTTATGGGAGATGAGATCGAAACCTCTGCGTACCTCTTCAAAATGAATATGAATGAGACTCTTTACGTGTGCACCACACCCCCCTTGACTAAGCACGACGTAAAGCTGCTGAAACAGAGGACCCGTGATCTGTATCAGGTCATTATGATCCTTGATAATTTGCCTGCGATGAGGTATGCTTATCAAAATGGGGTTAAGATTCAGTGGACTGGGTTTCCTGTTGGGTACACACAACCCAACGGTAAAGAAGATTACATCATCAATCACCTCAAGTTCACTGTTTTGATTCATGAGTATGAAGGGAGTGGTGTGCAGATAATCGGGACTGGGGAAGAAGGCATGGGTGTCATTTCAGAAGCTGATAAGAAGAAGGCATCTGGGTTTGAGATTGTTGGCTTTGAGGTTAAACCTTACAGCATTAAATATGACCCAGAGGCCATGAAGAAAAAAGCCATGTATGAAAAAATCCAACCTGTCAATTTTCCCACGGTGGTCGAAAAGTCTCAAATAATAAGGGAGCAAGAGAAAGTATCATTCACTTATGAGGTTGAGTTTGTGAAAAGCGATATAAGATGGCCATCAAGGTGGGATGCTTATTTGAAGATGGAGGGTGCTCGTGTGCACTGGTTCTCTATCCTGAATTCATTAATGGTGATCCTTTTCCTCGCTGGTATAGTCTTTGTCATATTCCTAAGGACTGCGAGGAGGGATTTAACAAGATACGAACAACTGGACGAAGAACCTCAAGCTCAGATGAATGAAGAGCTCTATGGGTGGAAGCTTGTTGTGGGAGATGTGTTCAGAGAACCAGATTCTCCCAAGCTTCTTTGCGTGATGGTTGGAGATGGGGTTCAGATTACAGGGATGGCAGTTGTCACAATCATCTTTGCAGCATTTGGTTTCATGTCACCAGCTTCACGAGGAATGCTACTGACAGGAATGATCATTCTATATCTTTTCCTTGGGATTATTGCTGGTTATGTTGCTGTCCGTATGTGGATAACCATAAAGGGAACTTCCGAAGGATGGAAATCGGTTTCCTGGTCTGTGGCGTGCTTCTTTCCTGGAATCGTCATTGTTATTCGTACAATACTGAATTTCATTCTATGGGGCAGCAAGAGTACTGGTGCTCTTCCCATTTCTTTGTATTTTATACTCATCTCCCTCTGGTTCTGCATTTCCGTGCCTCTCACCCTTCTCGGGGGATTCTTAGGCACACGAGCTGAGCCAATTTCATATCCAGTAAGAACCAACCAGATTCCAAGGGAGATTCCTGCGCGCAAATATCCATCATGGCTTCTTGTTCTTGGTGCTGGGACACTTCCGTTTGGAACCCTTTTCATTGAACTCTTCTTCATCCTTTCTAGCATCTGGCTTGGAAGATTTTATTATGTCTTCGGTTTCCTTTTTATAGTGCTTTTGTTGTTGGTTATCGTTTGTGCTGAAGTTTCAGTAGTTATCACATACATGCATCTTTGTGTGGGGGattggaggtggtggtggaagGCTTTCTTTGCCTCAGGTTCAGCTTCCTTTTACGTGTTCCTGTACTCCATCAATTACCTGGTATTTGACCTGCAGGGTTTGGGTGGGCTTGCATCGGTTATCCTTTACCTCGGTTATTCATTGATCATGGCAACTGCAATCATGCTGTCAACTGGCACCATTGGCTTTCTCATGTCTTTCTACTTTGTTCGTTACCTCTGCTCATCCGTAAGGATCAACTATAAAAGTGTTGGCTGA